DNA from Sulfitobacter albidus:
CCCGCCAGGACGGCACCGGGCAGGCTGCCCATGCCGCCGACGACGACCACGACAAAGCTCAGCACCAGAAAATCCATACCCATGTGATAGTTGGGGGAGTTGATGGGCGCGTACATCACCCCGGCCAGCCCCGCGACAGCGGCGGCGATCCCGAACATGATGGTAAAGCGTTTGTCGATGTTGATGCCCAGGAGGCCCACGGTTTCGCGGTCGGCCATGCCGGCACGCACGACCATCCCGAAGGTGGTGAATTGCAGGAAAGCGAACACCAGACCGATGATCAGCGCGGCAAAGGCGAAATACACAAGCCGCCAGTAGGGATAGATGATGGTGTTGGGGTCAAACCCCATCGCGGCACCAAAATCGAACGATCCGGCAAAGGCGGCGGGCGCCGGCGTCGGGATCGGATTGGCGCCGTAGTAATATTTGATGATTTCCTGAAGCACGATCGCCAGACCAAAGGTCACGAGGATCTGGTCGGCGTGGGGGCGCTTGTAGAAGTGTTTGATCAGCCCGCGCTCCATGATGAAGCCGATGGCGATCATGACGGGGATGGTAAAGAGGATCGACAGCGGCACGGCCCAGTCGATGATGGCATCGCCGGTCTGCGCACCGAACCAGTCGTGCAGATAGGGCACCTCGACCTTGGCCGGGTTGCCCAGGAAATCGGTGCGGCTTTCGTCGATGACGGTGTGCGACAGGCTCAGCAGCTTACTGAACGTCACGGCGCAGAACGCCCCGATCATGAAGAGCGCGCCGTGGGCGAAGTTCACCACACCCAGCGTGCCAAAGATCAACGTCAGGCCGAGAGCGATCAGCGCATAGGCCGATCCCTTGTCCAACCCGTTGAGAATTTGCAGGATAATTGCGTCCATGGATTTACCCTTTCCAACGCCGGGGTCACCCCGCTGGCTGCGGGTGGTGGGGATGGAGGGCGGCAAGTGCCGCCCTCCGATTGTGTCAGAGGCTTATGCGCCGGGGTTGCACGTGCCCAGATCGCCACCAAAGATGGCGGGATCGTAGGTGACCTGCTCGGCCGGGGTGACTTCGACGATCTCCAGAAGGTCGAACTCGGATTCGGGGTTCTCTTTCCCTTTCACGACCAGCACGTCCTTGAAGCACTGGTGGTCTGCACCGCGGTACAGGGTCGGGCCGTTGCCCATGCCGTCGAATTCGAAATCCTCGAGCGCTTCGCCAACCGCACATGGGTTGAACGAGCCCGCACGCTGGACCGCATCCGCATAGAGCAGCGTCTGCACGTAGCAGGTGTGCGCCGCCTGGCTGGGGGGGAAGCCGTATTTGGTGCCGAAGGACTGAACGAATGCCTTGGAGCCTTCGTCGGTCAGCGACCAGTGCCAGTTTGTCGAGCCAAAGATGCCCTTCACGTTGGCGCCCGCACCCTTGGCCATCAGGCGCGAGTAGAGTGGCACGACGATTTCGAACTGCTTGCCGTTGACGATCTTGTCGCGTAGACCGAACTGAACCGCGTTGGTCAGCGAGTTCACCATGTTGCCGCCGTAGTGGTTGAGAACCAGAACGTCCGCATCCGACTGAAGCACTGGCGCGATATAGGCCGAGAAGTCGGTCTGTGTCAGCGGTGTTTTCACCGCGTTGACGGTTTCCCAGCCCATGGCTTCGGTGGAGGTGCGCACGGCTTCCTCGGTGGTGTAGCCCCAGTTGTAGTCGGCGGTCAGGTGATAGGCCTTGCGGTCCTTGCCGTAGTTGGCGGCGAGGATCGGCGCGAGGGCCGCACCGGACATGTAGGAGTTGAAGAAGTGGCGGAAGCCGTTGGCCTTCTTGTCCTTGCCGGTGGTGTCGTTGGAGTGGGTCAGACCCGCCATGAAGATCACGCCGGCCTCCTGGCAGAGCGCCTGCACGGCCACGGCCACACCGGAGGAGGAGCCACCGGTGATCATCACCGCGCCGTCTTTTTCGATCATCGACCGGGCCGAGGCGCGCGCGGCGTCCGATTTGGTCTGCGTGTCGCCTGTCACATACTCGACCTTCTTGCCGAGGATGCCGGTGCCTTCCAGCGCCTTGGAGGAGAAGGTGGCCATCATGCCGCCGTCGCCGCCGCCGTTCAGGTGCTCGACTGCAAGCTCATAGGCGCGCAGCTCGTCCGCGCCCTCGTCGGCGTAGGGGCCGGACTGCGGTACGTTGAAACCGAGCGTGACGGTGTCGCCCTGCGGCGCGTTGGTGAAACCGGCGTGACCGTCGGCGCGCAGATAGGTCGGCAGCGCAAGGCCCGCGCCCGCGATGGCGCCGGTCTGGATCAGGCCGCGACGGGTCGGATTGAAAACTGACATGGATGTCCTCCCAAAAGGTTAAATCGGCGCCACGGCATTCTTTTGTCCGTTGACGCATACACTTTGCGTGTGGTCGCAGTATTGGCAGCGCGGGGGCATCGGGCAATAAGTGGCTTGATTAAAACGATTTGTTTGTAAATATATGTACAGTCAAATTGTGAGGTTTGTAAATTTCATGTTGTTGCAGTGCAGAAAGCCCCTGAATTGGCGGCGCTTTACCCTCAGGGTTGTGCATGTCCGCTGAGGCGCAGACCGGCAGCCGCATCCGCGAGCGGCGGGTGATGCAATCGCTCAAACAGGCCGAGCTAGCGCAGCGCATCGGCATTTCACCCAGCTATCTCAACCTGATCGAGCACAACAAGCGCAGAATCGGCGGCAAGCTGCTGCTGGACATCGCCCGCGCGCTTGAGGTTGAGCCGCACGCCCTTACCGACGGAGCCGAGGCCGCGCTGCTGGGGGCGCTGCACGAGGCGGCGCTGGCCGTGGGCATCGCGCCGGAGGAGATGGACCGTGTCGAGGTCTTTGCCGGGCGCTTTCCCGGCTGGGCGGAGGCGCTGGCCGCGCAAGGCCGCCGCATTGCCGATCTGGAGCGCACGGTCGAGACGTTGAGCGACCGCATGGCCCACGATCCGCATCTCGCCGGGCAGATGCACGAGTTGCTCACCACAGCCGCCGCCGTGCGCTCCACTGCCGAGATCCTCGCGGGGGAGGAAGCGCTGGAGCGCGAATGGCAAAAACGGTTCCACACGAACCTCGATACCGACAGCGCTCGGTTGGCCGAAAGCGTGCAGTCGCTGGTCGGCTATCTGGAGGATGACCGGGTCAAGGCCGCCCCCGAGGCAGGCACGCCGCAGGCCGAGGTGGAGGCCTATCTGGCGCAGCGCGCCTATCATCTGCCGGCGCTTGAGGATGGTGCGGGCGACATCGACGCGCTGCTGGAGGCCGCCGATCCACCGCTGAGTGTGACGGCGGCCTTCATTCTGCGCGGCGTGCTGACCCAGATGGCCAGCGACGCGGCGGCGCTGCCCATGGCGCGCCTGCAAGAAGCATTGACGCAGACGCGCCCCGATCCGGTGGCGCTGGCGCGCAGGTTGGGCGCGCCGGTGGGCGTGGTGCTGCGCCGCCTTGCCTCGGTCGAGACGCTGGGCGTGGGGCTGGTGGTCTGCGACCGCTCCGGCACGGTGATCTTTCGCAAATCCGTCGACGGCTTCTCGGTGCCGCAATTCGACAGCTGTTGCCCGCTCTGGCCGCTCTTTGGTGCGCTGGCCGCCCCCGGCACGGTGCTGCACGAACGCATCGGCCAGCTGGGGCGTGGGCAGGCGGCGTTTGACGCCTACGCCACTGCAGAGCCGCAGGTGGCACCCGCCTATAACGCGCCGCCGCTCGCGCGCGGAATTCTGTTGCTGGTGCCTGCCGTGGTCGGGGACAC
Protein-coding regions in this window:
- a CDS encoding branched-chain amino acid ABC transporter permease translates to MDAIILQILNGLDKGSAYALIALGLTLIFGTLGVVNFAHGALFMIGAFCAVTFSKLLSLSHTVIDESRTDFLGNPAKVEVPYLHDWFGAQTGDAIIDWAVPLSILFTIPVMIAIGFIMERGLIKHFYKRPHADQILVTFGLAIVLQEIIKYYYGANPIPTPAPAAFAGSFDFGAAMGFDPNTIIYPYWRLVYFAFAALIIGLVFAFLQFTTFGMVVRAGMADRETVGLLGINIDKRFTIMFGIAAAVAGLAGVMYAPINSPNYHMGMDFLVLSFVVVVVGGMGSLPGAVLAGFLLGILESFASMAVVLETLPGINQIIIYLVAIIILLTRPRGLMGRKGVMEE
- a CDS encoding substrate-binding protein; its protein translation is MSVFNPTRRGLIQTGAIAGAGLALPTYLRADGHAGFTNAPQGDTVTLGFNVPQSGPYADEGADELRAYELAVEHLNGGGDGGMMATFSSKALEGTGILGKKVEYVTGDTQTKSDAARASARSMIEKDGAVMITGGSSSGVAVAVQALCQEAGVIFMAGLTHSNDTTGKDKKANGFRHFFNSYMSGAALAPILAANYGKDRKAYHLTADYNWGYTTEEAVRTSTEAMGWETVNAVKTPLTQTDFSAYIAPVLQSDADVLVLNHYGGNMVNSLTNAVQFGLRDKIVNGKQFEIVVPLYSRLMAKGAGANVKGIFGSTNWHWSLTDEGSKAFVQSFGTKYGFPPSQAAHTCYVQTLLYADAVQRAGSFNPCAVGEALEDFEFDGMGNGPTLYRGADHQCFKDVLVVKGKENPESEFDLLEIVEVTPAEQVTYDPAIFGGDLGTCNPGA
- a CDS encoding helix-turn-helix transcriptional regulator; protein product: MSAEAQTGSRIRERRVMQSLKQAELAQRIGISPSYLNLIEHNKRRIGGKLLLDIARALEVEPHALTDGAEAALLGALHEAALAVGIAPEEMDRVEVFAGRFPGWAEALAAQGRRIADLERTVETLSDRMAHDPHLAGQMHELLTTAAAVRSTAEILAGEEALEREWQKRFHTNLDTDSARLAESVQSLVGYLEDDRVKAAPEAGTPQAEVEAYLAQRAYHLPALEDGAGDIDALLEAADPPLSVTAAFILRGVLTQMASDAAALPMARLQEALTQTRPDPVALARRLGAPVGVVLRRLASVETLGVGLVVCDRSGTVIFRKSVDGFSVPQFDSCCPLWPLFGALAAPGTVLHERIGQLGRGQAAFDAYATAEPQVAPAYNAPPLARGILLLVPAVVGDTTMPLRTVGATCRICPDATCGARRVPSILAAEGL